A region of Plantactinospora sp. BC1 DNA encodes the following proteins:
- a CDS encoding response regulator transcription factor, with protein sequence METVITIGAIDDEKMLLQSFANWFGSTPDIRLTAMAGSVDEYLAGPDAPAIVLLDLDLGNFTDPAHNVAQLTATGRQVIVISVVKDRRWVVSATEAGAVAYIPKERDLHDLADAIRAVHRGETPTSPEHAFLLSDDDRRGPSLTPRERQILLGVAEGMTHAAIARRLGIEKSTVKTHLERVRQKYRDDGRPITNPGDYVKRVGEDPIRGDLH encoded by the coding sequence ATGGAAACCGTCATAACAATCGGCGCGATCGACGACGAGAAGATGCTGCTCCAGTCGTTCGCGAACTGGTTCGGCAGCACGCCCGACATCCGTCTGACGGCGATGGCCGGTTCCGTCGACGAGTACCTCGCCGGACCCGACGCTCCGGCGATCGTGCTACTGGATCTCGACCTGGGCAACTTCACCGACCCGGCGCACAACGTCGCGCAACTGACCGCCACCGGCCGTCAGGTGATCGTCATCTCGGTGGTGAAGGACCGCCGCTGGGTGGTCTCGGCGACCGAGGCCGGTGCGGTGGCCTACATCCCCAAGGAGCGCGATCTGCACGATCTGGCGGACGCGATCCGGGCGGTGCATCGCGGGGAGACGCCGACGTCGCCGGAGCACGCATTCCTGCTCAGCGACGACGACCGTCGGGGTCCGTCGCTGACGCCCCGGGAGCGGCAGATCCTGCTGGGGGTGGCGGAGGGGATGACGCACGCCGCCATCGCGCGCCGGCTCGGCATCGAGAAGAGCACGGTGAAGACACACCTGGAGCGGGTTCGCCAGAAGTACCGGGACGACGGGCGGCCCATCACCAATCCGGGTGACTACGTCAAGCGCGTCGGCGAGGACCCGATCCGGGGTGATCTGCATTAG
- a CDS encoding FHA domain-containing protein — protein MGEETRAGGSVTLRVTSPEGRVRGVELADGPVTVGRIAPDHTPDVALEPDPQRWVGRLHCTLDYSDGGWTVTDNASVNGTLLRSLSGRTERLVGNRRLRHGDALLILGDMSPDGEPLYWELTLLDPHTTQPAPFESTPAAPTRGPCLRYDWVAARAYRVDDSGETPVSGLRPQGHQLLRYMVGRSSAGAAVACGHEELITALWGPREEWPVGRAYTRADLAGVVRAVRRAIEADPSVPRILETITGIGYRLIVSDPGDDR, from the coding sequence GTGGGTGAGGAAACGCGCGCGGGCGGAAGCGTGACGTTGCGCGTCACCTCGCCCGAGGGGAGGGTCCGGGGCGTGGAACTGGCGGACGGGCCGGTCACGGTCGGGCGTATCGCGCCGGACCACACCCCGGACGTGGCGCTGGAGCCGGATCCGCAGCGCTGGGTCGGCCGGCTGCACTGCACCCTGGACTACAGCGACGGCGGCTGGACGGTCACCGACAACGCGAGCGTCAACGGCACCCTGCTCCGCTCGCTGAGTGGACGCACCGAACGCCTGGTCGGAAACCGCCGCCTGCGGCACGGCGACGCACTGCTGATCCTCGGCGACATGTCCCCGGACGGCGAGCCGCTGTACTGGGAGCTGACGCTGCTCGACCCGCACACCACCCAGCCCGCGCCGTTCGAGTCGACACCTGCGGCGCCGACCCGCGGGCCGTGCCTGCGCTACGACTGGGTGGCCGCGCGGGCGTACCGCGTCGACGACAGCGGTGAGACCCCGGTCAGCGGGCTGCGGCCGCAGGGTCACCAACTGTTGCGGTACATGGTGGGTCGCAGCAGCGCCGGTGCGGCGGTCGCCTGCGGGCACGAGGAACTCATCACCGCGCTCTGGGGGCCCCGGGAGGAGTGGCCGGTGGGCCGCGCCTACACCCGTGCCGACCTGGCCGGCGTCGTACGCGCGGTGCGCCGCGCCATCGAGGCGGATCCGTCCGTGCCGCGCATCCTGGAGACCATCACCGGCATCGGGTACCGGCTCATCGTCAGCGATCCCGGGGACGACCGGTGA
- a CDS encoding serine/threonine-protein kinase encodes MSLLESGDRVTETLVVDRLLGEGAFAEVHRVRHEYLGWQAMKVFKRVASLDETRTLLEEARLLSTLGHPNIVRVFDAGTVRTPQGVRGFFTMEYVAGGSLERLIRAHGPTIPVELAVEVAEQIASGLTAAHEQDPPILHRDLTLANILVGYEGSGLRIRISDFGLAKRADPFTMLASAQGTFAFMAPEVLRREGYSRASDVWSVGTIVYLLLTNRLPYDDGAPLSSYSPGRFARVPLPPSRYHPEVDPELDRILLSALEVDPADRPATAGVLAAELRGRRLGGGSSRSEGEPADARARRLAEQALALARHAGQLDRAAGLMAQALELSPDLRARYLPKLNLWRRGVTM; translated from the coding sequence GTGAGCCTGCTGGAGAGCGGTGACCGGGTCACCGAGACGCTCGTGGTGGACCGGCTGCTCGGTGAGGGCGCCTTCGCCGAGGTGCACCGGGTACGCCACGAGTACCTCGGCTGGCAGGCCATGAAGGTCTTCAAGCGGGTCGCCTCGCTCGACGAGACCCGTACCCTGCTGGAGGAGGCCCGGCTGCTCTCCACACTCGGGCATCCGAACATCGTCCGGGTGTTCGACGCCGGCACCGTGCGTACCCCGCAGGGCGTCCGGGGGTTCTTCACCATGGAGTACGTGGCCGGGGGCAGCCTGGAGCGGCTGATCCGCGCACACGGGCCGACGATTCCGGTCGAGCTGGCGGTCGAGGTGGCCGAGCAGATCGCCTCCGGGCTGACCGCCGCGCACGAACAGGACCCGCCGATCCTGCACCGCGACCTCACGCTCGCCAACATCCTCGTCGGATACGAGGGCAGCGGCCTGCGGATCCGGATCAGCGACTTCGGGCTCGCCAAGCGCGCCGACCCGTTCACGATGCTGGCCAGCGCCCAGGGCACGTTCGCCTTCATGGCACCGGAGGTGTTGCGCCGCGAGGGGTACTCCCGGGCCAGCGATGTGTGGTCGGTGGGCACCATCGTGTACCTGCTGCTGACCAACCGCCTCCCCTACGACGACGGTGCACCCCTGTCGTCGTACTCGCCGGGCCGGTTCGCGCGGGTACCGCTGCCGCCGAGCCGCTACCACCCGGAGGTGGACCCGGAGCTGGACCGGATCCTGCTCTCCGCCCTGGAGGTCGACCCGGCCGACCGGCCGGCCACGGCGGGGGTGCTCGCCGCCGAACTGCGCGGCCGGCGACTCGGCGGCGGCTCCTCCCGCAGCGAGGGCGAGCCGGCGGACGCCCGGGCCCGGCGGCTCGCCGAACAGGCGCTGGCGCTGGCCCGGCACGCCGGTCAACTCGACCGAGCGGCGGGGCTGATGGCACAGGCGCTGGAGCTGTCACCGGACCTGCGCGCCCGCTACCTGCCCAAGCTGAATCTCTGGCGACGAGGGGTGACGATGTGA